The sequence TCCCAACTTTCCTCCGGGTCGCAAGGTCACGTCCTGCAcaacccccttcccccctccacctTCTATCACAGCACAGACAGGGCCTCAGTAAGTTCCGccgattatatatatatttttaagtctccGTATTTTCTGACTTGGGGTTTATGTGAAACCTTAGTCAAACGGTCCACCACAGCTTCTTTTCTCGGGGAGTAACGGAATAGGCCTACAACTCCCAGGTGGCTCAGCGCGCGCCGGCCGGACTACAACTCCCAGCAGGCAgcgcggcgggcgggcggcccTCGGCGGTGCCCGCAGGACCCCGGAGCGGGCGCGGGCTGCCCGGCGCGGCGCCCGCAGGACCCCGGCACCTACTCATGCCTAGGTGAGTTCGCGTGAGCCGCCGCTGCCGCCGTCCCgtccccgccgccgccccgcgcGGCCCCGCCGCCGGCCAGGATgctggaggaagcaggagaggTGCTGGAGAACATGCTGAAGGCGTCCTGCCTGCCGCTCGGCTTCATCGTCTTCCTGCCCGCCGTGCTGCTGCTCGTGGCGCCGCCGCTGCCCGCCGCTGACGCGGCGCACGAGTTCACCGTGTACCGCATGCAGCAGTACGACCTGCAGGGACAGCCCTACGGTGCGTGGACCCGGGCCCCTGGCCTCCCCCCGGGGCCGGGCTTTCCCCATGGGCTCCTGACCTCCCCCACTTTTGCCTCCCCGCAACAGACCTTCCGCTCAGCCTCTCCCGTCTCCGGGGCTCCGGCCTATGCCGGCCAGGATGCCCCCTCCCTCGGTTCGGTCTCTGCTCCCCGGGCCCCAGGACCTGCCTGTCCCACCTGTCCAGCAGGAGTCCAGCCCGCAGACCTCACTTGGGCCGCCAGACACTTACCCAGATCCCAGGCAAGTCCGAGCCTGGATACCTGGACCGACGCTAGGCCCCCAGCTCTCTCTGCCCCAGGGACCCGCTGCGCTGGCTGCCACAGCACCCCGGCCCCGTCCCCGACAAGGGCTACATGCTCCAGAACGCAGAGCTTCCTCCCGCCTTCAGGCCAAGCTGTCCCTGCTCCTTTTCTCCTGGGTCCTCTCTCTCTGATTCCCAGCTGGAACAGAGCCCCAACCTTGGGTCTTCTTCACTTGGAGTGGAGCCTCTCAGCGCGGTTCTGCCAGGCCGAGCTGGCCACCCTTGCACAGCTCCTGGCACCCCGGTGTGTTTTGTCCAGTGTCTGCATTCTGACCCCCTTTAGGGCTCAAGAAGCTCTGATCACTGACCCCAACCTGGCTCCGTGTCAAGGCCCATCTCTCCCCAGGCTCTGCTCCCTGGTCCCAACTCATGAGCCAGGTTCCTCAGAATTCCTTAGCTAATCTTTCAGTCCCCTGCTTTTGGGCTCCTGGAATGCCTTGCACCCTATTTCTTGCTCCCCCCTTAGGTGCATACCCACCCTTCAGCTTCCTGGAACAACACCGGCCCACCCTGGCTCCTTCTTTCCAGGATTTCAGGTCCCCGCGGCTGGATCCTGCCCAGCTCCTGTTCCCCGGCCCTGCTCCCTCATCTGTCAAAGTTCTGACCCCAGTGCCCAAGTCATTCTgaatttccctctctttccccagcCTTGCTGTATCTGGTGTTCCAGAACCTTCTGGCCTCTGGTttctcttccagcctctggtTTCTCTTCCAGCCCGGTGCCTTAGGCCCCCACAAGTCAAGGCCCGCCCTCCCCAGTCCCCCTGGTCCCCTCATGTCTGAGCTCTGGTTCTCTTGGATTAGCGTCTCTTGTTGGGACATCAGGCCTAGCCTGAGCCCCCTGGATCCCCTGCCACTGCCAGGCCCCTGGGGAGCCCCAGTGTCGGGAGATTCCCCTCAGATTCCTCATCACCCCAGAGTTATGTCGTTTCTGTTCAGTGCAGTGGTTGTCAACCCAGGGGTCGCTGAGTGATGCCATCGGGTTGTCATGACTGGGGAGCTCCTGGCATCGAGGGGGTAGGGCCAGGGGTGCTGCCCCACACCCCACAGCGCCTGGGACGGCCTCTCCCAGAGAATGACCTGGGCCAGATTGTCAGCAGTGCTGAGGGGGAGAACTTGGGGTTACAGTGATGTCTCTAGACCCCAGGCTCTCGACCGGTGGGGAGGAAGGCCAGGAGCCCCTAACGAGTGGGCAGTTTGTATGCGTTGTTGACATCCCCCTGGGGAGAGGGTTTCAGCCGGTGCTGTCGCAGGTGGTCTTTTGAGATGTGGCTCATGCAGTGGAAGAAGGGGATCTTCAGCACCTTTTGGTGGTTCATTGTAATAAGCTTGAATAGCCACGTGTGACTAGCGGCTGCCGTTCTGGTCTAGCGGATCCTGCAGTCCAGGATCCTAGAACTCTCCAGGTCAACCCGGCAGTCCTTCCCGCACCCAGTCACTCCGCTGTCCCCTCTCGCACTGCACTCGGAGCCTTGCCGGGAGCTCTCCCAGCACACCCAGCTCCACTCCGGGACCCTTGGGCAGCTGTAATCCAGCAGCCTGGATGCCCGGGATTCCCCCACCGCCTGCCCAGCGCTGGCCTGCTTGCAGTTGTGGCCCCCTCTCCCCGTCCCAGACAGGTGCGCAGACCCGCTCCCTGACTGCATCATTCTCCTCACAGATCCTCGGgaaccttctctcctttctccctgccctccttccctcttcccttcctttaccTGAGTTCTTTCCCCTGTTCCTGGATTCCTTCCCGTTCTTTTTTCTGACCCggtgtctccccccaccccacatgtCCTCCTTTCCGGCCCCCATCTTTGTTGCTCATGGTGAGAAACCCGGATGCTGAGTGGGCTCGGGGGTGAGCGGAGGGGCCTGGCAGGGCGCCCACCTGTCTCAGCTCGCACGTCTACACCTCCACCCAGATCACACCAGGCAGCGTCCCCCATTGGCAGGGATGTGAGGTCCCCACTGCTGCCTGGGGAGATACTGGCGGGATAGTTCGGGAAGGCCCGGTGGTGCAGAGGGAGTTCCGGCTCCTCCCCGGTTGCGGAGCCTCTGAGGGCTGGTCTGCTGGGTCACTGCTGATTGCAGCGTCCCCAGCATCACGCACGCCCTTGGCTCCTGCCTCTTGGTGTAACCCTTGCTCTGGGCCTCCTTTCCCAACTTCCTGTTCGCTCCTGTTGAGAAACAGGCGGGCAGGGTGCCGGGAAGGGGAGGCGTGTGCTCTTTGAGCTGGGGTGtgacccccaccctgccccgcgAATGGACTCTGGCCTTTCTGGGCTGGGCCGCTCGCGCCCATCCCACTTGGTCCCCTCAGAaacagccctgggaggtggggatgTGGGCACCCACACCGGGCACGGGGACGGGCTCTCCGCCCCTTGCTGGTCGGTGGCTTCGCGCTACAAAGGACCAGTGCAACCCGCAAGGAGAGAGGACTGGCCCTGGGCCCTCGGTAGAGAAGTCTGTGATCTCTGTCCAGGTGTAGTCCCATTGTGGGAACCAGCGACTTCCGTCCAGGTGTCCAGCGGCTGCCCAGACGCAGGGGTGACCGAGGCTGCGCTGGCTTCAGCCTCATGCCAGCAAAGACGGTCTCTGCTCTTGGGGCGCTCAGCCTCTGGGGGCACTTAGGGGGCTGGTGTCCACTTGATTCCGCTCTCAccccctccttcccatcccctgGGAAGCCGGTCTCTGTAGGCTCCACAGGCGGTCCTCTGTGTCCCCACCCCGAGGTGACAGGTGACATCCGAGCCGACTCTGGGAGGCTGCGGGCTCCTGGGAGGCTGCGGCTGGACACGTGGGACACGTGGGACAGGAGGGGCCTGTCCGGCATTCCCAGAGCTTCAGGGGCCCCTGAAGGTTTTTGCCGCTCTCCCCCGCCAGGCCCTCCCAGGCTTCCACGTTGCCCTAAAGCAGAGGAAAGGCcccggggagggtggggtggggagaggcacaCAGCCCCCAGCCTGGGGCGTACAGCCCAGCTTGGCTCCTTGGTCACAGACCCCGCCCCTGAGACAGCCCTGCCCTTTCCCACCTGGGGCGCTGTCCTTTCTGTGTTCTGCTGGGCCCCTCCCGCGGACCAGCCCTCAGGATGAGCTGTAGGAAGCCACCCTTCTCCCGACGGCACATTCTTGGGAAGCAGAGGTGGGGACCTCGCTCCCGGCCCTGAGCCTGAGTCCGTCTGGGCACAGGTGTCGCCTTGCCCGGCAGGCTTGACCTCCAGGCAGCACGCTCTGGCTCCCTGGGGGAAGCAGACCTGTTTCTCTGCGTAGTGATCTTGACGCTCACTGTGTGGGTCTCCAGCTGGAGGCCCTAAGGGCCGTGTCTGGCCCCCGTGTGCAGTagggtttgtttgcttgttttgtgcACGCTGGGTCAGCCTGGGCTCGCTGTGTGCCGTTGTCACCTGGGTGCTGGTGGCCCTGGCAGCTGGGGGCCTGCCTGAGCCCCCTTTCCCATCAGTCCAGGGATGGCCCCGAGGGCCCGCCGCTGCATGCCGTGCACCTGTGGGTGCTGGCGCCCCCTCCTCGTTCCGCTGAAATGTCCACGCAGCTTCCCGCCGCCTTTCTCCAGTAGAGCTCTCAGGACAGCAGTGCTCTGTGTCTGAGGGGACCTGCTGCCCTTAGGAAAGCGCCCTGCAGTCCTGGCTGTAGCCTACTTCTGCTCaggcggggagggggcagctgcCTGGAAAAGCTTGTGAGCGGGGAGGGGTCCAAGCCGGAagcagcctctccctccctccctgattcTCTGGCCCTTTCTTGAGCTCCCAGATGAGAGAAACACGGGTGGTCCTGCCTGCAGGGCACACCAGGCCACGTCTGGCATCATCTGTGGTTACCCTGACTAGGGGGCTCCTGGCATcgagggggcggggccagggagGCTGCCCTACACCCCACAGCACCCAGGACGGCCCAGGGGGAACAGTGCAGCCCTGACTGGAAGAAGATGGACAAACCCTGGTGTTTCCCTTCCTGAGGGGCTTCGGGGAGACCGGGCGTTGGTTCGTTCCATGTCCTGAGCCTGCTGGGCTGGGAGTCGCCAGGCGATGCTGGGTTTGCGCCGTGGTGAACGAGGTCCCTACCCCTGGAACCCCCAAGCTAGTTAGGGGAGTAGATAGCAAGGGCCCCGGGGACATGGACAAGGCCGTGTTAGAGCTGTGAGGGGAGGGGACCCTGGtctggggagggtgggacgggGGCCACTGATCAGGTCAGCCAGGGCAGGGTTTGGGTTTTCCTCAGGTCATTGGCAACTGTGGGGGGCAGTCCTGTAGCCTGGGGGCTCCCTTTGCTGGGGACTAGACCCTGGAGTGGGTGCTGGGCTCTGTGCTGGGGGTCTCCTGACACCCTGGGCAGGGCGTGAGGCACCTGTGGGGCCCTGCGTCCCGGGAGCCACGGGGAACCtaggggaggagggctgggggagcaggACCGACTGGGTTCCAATCCCGGGGCTCCTGCTGACGGTCCTGCCTTCCGGGTGGGTGGCTTGGGGGGGTTACTGGCTGCCtctgtgggctggggtgggggcaccCGCCCCTGAGCTGCCGCAGGGacatggggcgggggtggggcacaGCAGCCAGCCTGGCAGGCAGCCCGCACATCTTTGCGGGGCGGCTGGGTGGGCAGGGACCACGTCACTTTATGAGGGATGACTGTGGCCGAGGTGCAGTGGCGGGGGGAGGGTGCCAGAGCAGTGGGTCCAGCCCTGGTTTAGGAATgtaggggtgggggggttggtCCAAGGAGAAGGGTCTTCGTTTTCGTTGAGTTCTCCGAAGGCCCCGCGAGCCGGGGGTTGGGGTGGGTGCGGCTCCGGTGGGTGGGCGGCCAGCTGAGGGACCACTCCCTGCAGGCACGCGGAACGCGGTGCTTAACACGGAGGCGCGCACCATCGACGCGGACGTGCTGAGCCGGCGCTGTGTGCTCATGCGGCTGCTGGACTTCTCCTACGAGCGCTACCAGCGCGCCCTACGCCAGTCGGCCGGTGCCGTGGTCATCATCCTGCCACGGGCCATGGCTGCGGTGCCGCAGGACGTCATCCGGGTGaggcccgccccgccccaccgGCTCCGGCTCCATCCAGTCCAGTCCCCGGTGCCCGCCCTCCAGGGGCAGCCCCGGGCCCCCCTGCCAGAAGCCGCCTGAACATTTGTCTCTCCCGCAGCAATTCATGGAGATCGAGCCCGAGATGCTGGCCATGGAGACCATCGTGCCCGTGTACTTCGCCGTGGAGGACGACGCCCTGCTGTCCATCTACGAGCAGACGCAGGCTGCGTCCACCTCCCAGGGCTCCGCCTCAGCCGCCGAAGGTGAGCTCGGGGTGGGGATGTGCAGAGAGGGGCCCCGCTGTGCAGTTTCCAGGACCCCCTCTCCCGGGCTGGGGGGTGCTGCGGTGAGCTTGGCAGTCGGGAGCTCTGCTGTTTGACCGGTCCGGGGGCCATGGGGGAGAGTGAGCTAGCAAAAGTGGTCAAAGAGTTGAGCCGAAAGGATCCAATCGCTGGTGTAGGAAAAGGAagctggtgagagtgggcaaggcAGGCAGGTTGTCCACACAGTGGACTCACCCAGCTCCTTGGGGAAACAGTTTGTGGGTATGTGTTTAAGCTGTAAAGGAAGGGTCATTCCTCCTGGCCAGATTATTAGCTGCGTGGATGCTAGACTGGGGGGTGGCAGACTGTGGCCCTCGGCCGCCTGTTtgtgcaaataaagttttatcggcACACAGCCAGTGTTTCACGCGGCTTATGGGCTTTCACACTACAGTAGCAGAGTTCAGTGGCTGTGACAGACTGGCCCACAGAGCTGAAAATTTCGACTCTAGCAGTTTACAGCGAAGGTTTGCCAAACCCCCGTCTGGATTAAAGTCCGGACAGTGGCCTTCTCCATTGTGGCAGCACAAGAGTGAGTTTTTGGAAAGATCTTAATTTCTAGTTAGAgcggaggggaggaggaggagtcagCTGCCTggtggaatattacgcagccgtTAAGAAACGGCATCGGGTGTGAGAAAGTGCTTATTTTACACTGGTTGtggaaaaaacagaatataagATCATAGATCAGGATCACAACACTTTCTTAGGCGTAGCTTGTTTGTTTTGGAATAACGCTAGGGTTTATAAGAAGTTGCGGACATACTCCGGTTCCTGAGAGGCACCCTCCCAGCTCCCCCAGTGATGACACCTCCCATGGCCATCACGATTGTGGTTTGTGTCATTGTCGTCGTTGTTTTTCGGCCGCaccgcacggcttgcaggatcttacttccccgaccagggattgaaccccgggcccttggcagtgaaagcgcggagtcctacccactggactgccagggaattcccactgttgtatttttaaatgtgtaaagaaCGGAAGGGCTTGAGACAGGGTGAGCTCATGGGCGTTTTAGGGCAGTCGCTGCCCCAGGTGAAAAAGTGGCAGGCGCAGTGGACCACTGGCTTACGTGGAGCGAGGTGGGCACCACCTCACCTAGGCTCAGGACAGAACGGAACTTTCCTTCTTATGAAACTTTGAGTTCTCACGCCATTTTCGCTTTCGGAGCTGGGCTGGAGGGTCCTGAGCCATGTGATGGGAAACTCCTGTTTTGGGGTCACTGCTGAAGTGATCCTTGGGAAGCTGGGTCAGAGGTCGTGCACGCGCCATCGTGATTTAGGAACGGTCCTGCAGGGCGAGGGCGCGTACGCACTCCTCACCGGCCTCAGTGGTGTCCGGGTGACTGTTTCACCGGCTCTTATACTGGACACCCAGCTTCTTTCCCGTGTCCAGTTACCACGTTGTGTTCTAGTCTGTGTGGTCAATTCTGCTTTTGCTCAGACTGAACCCCTGGAGTCTGGGGTGCTGGGGTGGTGAGCATGCCGGCTCTGGTCCGGGAAGCCCCCCCGGCTCAGGCCAACCCTCCCCGCCCCTGTCCTCAGTGCTGCTGCACACCGCCACCGCCAACGGCTTCCAGATGGTCACTAGCGGGGTCCAGAGCAAGGCCGTGAGCGACTGGCTCATCACCAGCGTGGAGGTGGGTGCCCGGCGTGCCTCACTGCCCGTCCCCACTAGAGGGAGCCTCTGACCGGGAAATCGGGTCAGGTGGCCGCCCGCCCGCCCTATGGAGAGATGGGCCTCCAGCCACACACCCTGCCTtgcctcctcccccaacccctgccccaccGAGAGCCCCCTCCCCGAGTGGCCGGCCCTTCCCCTAACAGTAACATCGCGGGAGCTCGGCCGAGCAGGCGGAGAGCAGAGCTTTGGGCAGCAATTAAAGCCTAATCTCCCACCGGGAGGATGGGTGTATGCAGGCATCCAGGCCAGAGCAAGGTCCAAGTCCTCCCCCTCGCCTCTCCCCACCAGGGTCAGCTCCACGGGCCGCCCATGGGGTTGTCTCGCTgcacccgcccccccccaaaaaaaagcctCTGGCGGTTTTGTTCCCTTCCCCCCACAAGGAGGCCGCAGCTGAGGCCTTGCAGAGCTGCCCTCTGTCCAGAGAGTAAGGGGCGTGGGGCCTCAGCACATGCTGCCCCCGGCTCGGCCCCGTGGGTCCTGCTCCTGACAGGATGACTTTCCCGACTGTTCCCTGCTGGACTTGACCGGGGGCTGGTTTACGCAGGAGGACCGGCCAGGGTGCCGGACCCCGACCCCCCGAGCTCTTCCTGCGCTGTCAGGACCTTGCCATGCCTGCCGTCAGCAGGGCTCGACCTTTGAAGGGTGGGCCTGGTTTCCCGCGGCCACCCGCCCGCCCCCGTGTCCACAGTGTAGCCGGCAAAGCCGAGAACACTGCCGCCGGGTGGGGGGCGGCCACGGCCTCGGGCCGGCTGCCCCTTCATGCCTGTGCCTCTGCAGGGGCGGCTGACCGGGCTGGGCGGAGAGGACCTGCCCACCATCGTCATCGTGGCCCACTACGACGCCTTCGGGGTGGCCCCGGTACGTCTGTGCCCTCAGGGCCCCGTGAACACCCTGTGGGGCCGGTGTCATCGTGAAGCTTCACTCCCCCAAACGAGACGTGACAGCAGAGGGAGGGGCGCTCCCCGGGGAGGCCCACGAGACCCAGACCGGGCTTCTCACTGGGGGCCGGTCATGCAGGCACCTCGGCCCGGCATGGCTGAGACCCCAGACCCAAGAGGAGAGCAGGTGCCCGTGCGGACCCCATGTCTGCACAGGCAGTGTTGGGACAGGGGGCCCCCGAAGTCCGGTTCCCGGCACCCCTGAGGGCTGGCCTGGCCAGCGTCCCTCCAGGCTGCAGGCCACCCGGGGCTGTGCCCTCAGAGCCCCAGGCACTTTGGGGTGGGAGGTTCCTGCTGGAGAACCAACAGCCGGCTGAACCGGACAGTGGGTGCTGGGAGGGCCTGCAGCCGGGCGTGCACCCCTGACCGCGCCTTGCGGGCCGCCTCCCCTGGGAGGCCAAGGCTGTCCTTGAGGACGCTGGGGCCCAGAGGCCGGCCCTGGACAGTCGGCTCACAGCCACTGTCTCACCCTTTTCATCATCCACCCCCACGGAGCCTTTTTAGACACCTGTGTCCTCGTTTTCCCTTTCTTgtgaaattttcttaaatttttgagaTGTGATTCCCATAACATAAAATCCATCCTTTTGAAGCACGCAATTCAGAGATTTTTAGTGAATTCACAAAATTTGTGTAGACATCACCGCTTTCTGCTTCCAGAGTGTTCCATCCCCCCAAAAGAAGCCCCGTCCCTATGAagtcaccccacccctcccccagcccctgacagccAGGAACCCACTCTCGGTGTCTGTGGATCGGCCTGTCCTGGACGTTTTCCCTCAGTGGGGTCACagcctgtgtgtccttctgtgtctggcttccctCACTGAGCACCCTGTGGGCCCCTCCCTGTGAACTTGAACGGCGTCGTGTGTCAGTTGGTGCACTGTGACTGTGGGAGGGTCCCAAGCCATGCAAACAACCCAGTTTTTTTCTCTCCAAGAACCAGTCGTTCCCCGTGGGGAATGTCGCCTTAGAGCGCAGGACTCAGAcgccgggccggggcggggcggtggtggtggtggtgttcaCAGCGCGGGGGGGCAGAAGGCCGGAGGTCCAGCTGGAGGGAGCTCCCAGGGCAGATGCCCAGGCTGGACGGAGGCTGCGCACGGGGCTTCCCACGTGCGTGGGGGCCGGGCGGCACCCAGGGGCCGTCGGTCTCAGGTTTGGGCCGCGCAGGGCGGGTGAGCCCAGCTGCGCTGGAGATGTGGACCGGGGGCGAGATGcggaggggggttgggggggtgcgAGGCGCCACATGTGGACGTGGGGTGACCTCGGCCTCCTCTCTGCACACCCGCAGTGGCTGTCGCACGGCGCGGACTCCAATGGAAGTGGCATCTCTGTGCTGCTGGAGCTCACCCGTCTCTTCTCCAGACTCTATACCTACAAGCGCACCCACGCCGCGTAAGTGATGGGGGCAGGGCGGTTCTGACCCTGGAATCACAGCGTCAGGTCGTGGGGCCCAGCTCCTCCCGGGTGCACCCCTGGGAATCCTCCCCAGGAGGTTGGGCTGCCCTCGCTCCTGGAAGAGCCGGGGACACTCCAACGGCAAGAAGCAGAAATACCTGCGAGCCGGTCGCTCAGGCTGGCGTCTCCCCGTTGCGGCCCCGGGCACAGCTGGTCACCGGTGTGGGCGCTCGTCCTTATGCCACGCTGCCCTGGGACGGCAGGGGCCCAGTGATGAGCGAGTCTCCCTGAGCTGCCAGGCCTGGCCCCACGCATGCAGGTGCCCTGAGCAGCAGGAGTGCTTACgtcctgggcagggaggggaggttgagatcagggtgtcagcaggaccGCGCCTCCTCCTGAaactccaggggagggtccttcctgctgcTGCCGGGTTCCAGCAGTGATGGATTCCTCGGTCCCAGCTTTACGTGGCCTTCTCTTCCTCCAGGTGTCTCCTCTCTTCTATAAGGATCGCTGTGGCCACGGCGggatggatggggctggggggggtGGCGCGGGGACATGGTCCTTCACGACACCCCTGGCTTCAGTCCTTCTCGAGGGACGGGGTGCTGAATCACCTGTCACTTTTTATTTCCTGGTTGGTCCACCCAGTCTCTCCTGGTTTCGAGAGTTCAGAGAGGCCCCTGAAGCAATGCTTCTCGCCAGAGGGGCAACAGAGCTGTGCTTCTCACCTGGAGCCCCCTGGGGACACTGGGCCATGCCTGAGGACATTGTGATCATCATGACTCGGGGACTCCTGGCATCCATtgggtgggggccagggatgctgctgcaTACCCCACAGCACCCAGGACGCCCCGATGTCAGCAGTGCCAGGATAGGGAGGCCCAGCCCTGAAGGCTGGTTGGATTTCAtacttgggggggggggaaccacTTCCTCCTTGTCGGGGACCTGGACTCCCACGTGTCAACGCTGGCGCCCCACTGCTTCCCGCTAGGTACAACCTCCTGTTCTTTGCGTCTGGAGGAGGAAAGTTCAACTACCAGGGCACCAAGCGCTGGTTAGAAGACAATCTGGACCACACAGGTGAGCGGCCCCAGCGGCCAGGGTGGGGTCTGGGCCGCCGgtactccccccacctccacccaccagCCCTCACTGCACTCAGATTCCAGCCTGCTCCAGGACAACGTGGCCTTTGTCCTCTGCCTGGACACCCTGGGCCGGGGGGACAGCCTGCACCTGCATGTGTCCAAGCCGCCCAGGGAGGGGACGCTACAGCACTCCTTCCTGCGGGAGCTCGAGACGGTAGGTGCCCCGCCGGAGGCAAGGCTGGGACATGGGAGCTTTGTGCACCCTGGGGCCTCGGGTGAGCCTCAGGTGGGTTTTccggggaggggggcaggtgggCTTCTCCCTGGGTTCCAGAAGCAGGAGGTTCGGGGAGGGACTTGGGACCCGCCAGACGCGAGGGACCACCGCCACAGAGACAGGCGGGGTTGGGGCACAGCCCGCGGGCACCGGGCAGAGCCTGACAGTGCCCCTCGCAGGTGGCCGCCCACCAGTTCCCTGAGGTGCGGTTCTCCATGGTGCACAAGAAGATCAACCTGGCGGAGGACATCCTGGCCTGGGAGCATGAGCGCTTCGCCATCCGCCGGCTGCCTGCCTTCACCCTGTCCCATCTGGAGAGCCACCGTGACGGCCAGCGCAGCAGCATCATGGACGTGCGGTGAGCACCGCCATCGGAGCAGGCATGGGCCGGGGCATCCACTGGTCCTGGGGCATccggcaggcttcctggaggaggtggcgcTAGAACTGGGGCACGAGCCAGGAGAAGGGTGTGGCTCGGTGGAGGGAAGACTTGGGGCGGGGGAGGCAGGGTACCTCCCGGGGCAGCCCCACACCCCACGCCCACGCTCACTCAGGTCGGGATGTGTTGCCTCTGAGGCTCCTCTTCTACAGTCCTGTGTTGCTGGCAGCCCTTggtgtccctgggcttgtggccgtgCCACCGTCCCCGCCTCCGTGGTCACGTGGCCTCTCCCTTGTGCCTGTGACCAAATTCCCCTCCTTACAGGGACACCAGCCGTGGGACTTCAGGCCCCCCTACTCCAGTGCAATCACATCTTAGCTAATAACGTCTGCGGAGATCCTACTTCCAAATCGGGTCCCATTCCCAGGTTCCGGGTGGGCGTGAATTTGGGGGACACTGTTGCCCCCACTACAGGGCGTTACAGCAACTCCACCCTCAGCAGCCCGTGGAGGTGTGGGTGTCCTGACCTCCCCCAAGGTCCAGAGGAGGAGATAGGCCCGGGGCCGCCAGTCACTGAGGCAGACGCGCGTCCACGGGGCGCAGGCTCGGCCCGCGCGCCCTGGGTGCAGGGCAGCCCCGTCGGGGGCGGGCCCGTCCCAGAGAGGAGCCTGCAGTGTGGGGGGCGCCTGTCTGCTGGGAGGGCCGTCACCCTGCTTGTCTTTATCGTTATCAGGTATATGCTCGCTCTTGGTTTTTGGCGATTATGAACGATGCCAATTCCTGatacatgtgtttttaaaacttgCCCTCGAAGGTCCCGGGTTGACTCCAAAACTCTGACCCGAAACACGAGGCTGATCGCCGAGGCCCTGACCCGTGTCATCTACAACCTGACAGAGAAGGTGAGCCCCCGCCTGCAGGCCCCCCACCCGCCCGGCCGCTCTGGACTCAGCCCCATGCTCTC comes from Tursiops truncatus isolate mTurTru1 chromosome 3, mTurTru1.mat.Y, whole genome shotgun sequence and encodes:
- the NCLN gene encoding BOS complex subunit NCLN isoform X5, whose translation is MLEEAGEVLENMLKASCLPLGFIVFLPAVLLLVAPPLPAADAAHEFTVYRMQQYDLQGQPYGTRNAVLNTEARTIDADVLSRRCVLMRLLDFSYERYQRALRQSAGAVVIILPRAMAAVPQDVIRQFMEIEPEMLAMETIVPVYFAVEDDALLSIYEQTQAASTSQGSASAAEVLLHTATANGFQMVTSGVQSKAVSDWLITSVEGRLTGLGGEDLPTIVIVAHYDAFGVAPWLSHGADSNGSGISVLLELTRLFSRLYTYKRTHAAYNLLFFASGGGKFNYQGTKRWLEDNLDHTDSSLLQDNVAFVLCLDTLGRGDSLHLHVSKPPREGTLQHSFLRELETVAAHQFPEVRFSMVHKKINLAEDILAWEHERFAIRRLPAFTLSHLESHRDGQRSSIMDVRSRVDSKTLTRNTRLIAEALTRVIYNLTEKGTPPDMPVFTEQMQIQREQLDSVMDWLTAQPRAAQLVGKDGTFLSTLQHHLGHYLKEVRPHHVKADKRDPEFVFYDQLKQVMNAYRVKPAIFDLLLAVCIGAYLGMAYTAVQVSRGLGNTRPFRRPLGRPEGLPVGGVA